Genomic DNA from Pseudomonas sp. CCC3.1:
CCGCCAAGAGAAAGCCGCCCAAAGCCAAGCCGTTGTGGCGGCCAATTAACGCTCAATAATCGCTGTAACGCCCTGACCGCCCGCCGCGCAGATCGAGATCAACCCTCGTCCCTGCCCGGCCGTGGCGAGCAATTTGGACAGGTTGGTCACGATCCGCCCACCCGTCGCGGCAAAGGGATGCCCAATCGCCAATGAGCTGCCTTTGACGTTCAGTTTGCTGCGATCGATGGCACCCAGCGGCGCATCCAGCCCCAGTCTTTTCTGGCAGTAATCGGCGTCTTCCCAGGCCTTCAAGGTGCACAACACCTGCGCAGCAAACGCCTCGTGAATCTCGTAGTAGTCAAAGTCTTGCAAGGTCAGGCCATTGCGTGCCAAAAGCCGTGGGACCGCATACACCGGGGCCATCAGTAAACCTTCAGCGCCATGTACGAAATCCACCGCAGCCGTTTCGCCATCTCGCCAGTAAGCCAAAATCGGCAACCCGCGCGCGTTGGCCCATTCCTCACTGCCGAGCAATACCACTGACGCGCCATCGGTCAGTGGGGTGGAGTTACCTGCCGTCAACGTGCCTTTGGCACTGCGTTCGAACACGGGCTTAAGGGCGGCGAGTTTTTCCAGTGTCAGGTCTGGGCGCAGGTTGTTGTCGCGGCTCAACCCCAGAAACGGGGTGATCAAGTCATCTTCCCAGCCAGCGTGATACGCCGCGCTCAATGCTTGGTGGCTGTGCAGGGCCAAGGCATCTTGCTCGGTGCGAGGGATGTTCCAGGTCTGCGCCATCAACTCGCAGTGCTGGCCCATCGACAGCCCGGTACGGGGCTCGCCATTGCGTGGAAACTCAGGCTTTAAAAAGCCGGGACGCAACTGAAGCAAGGTTTTGATCTTGTCCAGCGGCGCCTTGGTCCGATTCAACTGCAACAACCACCGGCGCAGCCCGTCATTCAGGCCAATCGGCACGTCCGAAGCGCTGTCGACGCCTCCGGCAATCGCGCATTCGATCTGCCCCAAGGCAATTTTATTGGCCACCAGCAGTGCCGCTTCAAGCCCGGTGCCACAGGCTTGTTGCAGGTCATAAGCTGGGGTTTGCGGCGACAAACGCGACCCCAGCACGCACTCGCGGGTGAGGCTAAAGTCTCTGGAGTCCTTGAGCACCGCACCGGCCACCACTTCGCCCATGCGCAGCCCGTGCAGGTTGTAACGCTCGATCAGGCCTTCCAGCGCCGCCGTCAACATCGCCTGATTACTGGCGGTCGCGTACGGCCCGTTGGAGCGGGCAAAGGGAATCCGGTTACCGCCAATAATGGCTACACGACGCAAACTCATAAGATGTTCCCTATTCTTTCAAGGTCTTTGATCGTTACAAGCGTAGGCCTTATCGCTGATAACGAACGACCATGAGGTATTTGTGGTCAACCCTTTGAACCCCATCTGTCGGAGAGTGTTCCATGTCAGACCGTTATATCGACTTTGCCAACTCATCCATCGGCCATCGACTGGTGGGTGCATTGGGTCTGCCGTCACCGGTACGACTGGAGCGCTGGCAAGCAGGCCGACTGCGCCCGGTAGAAGGCGCACTGTTGCTGGGCGGCGGCGCACTGGCGGCCAAGGTCGGCGGATTTGCCAGCAAACTCACCGACGCCGTTTTCGGCTACGGCCCAGGTCCCTGGGAGGCCAACCCGTGGATTCCTGGCCAGGGGCCCAAGCTCAAAGCCGTGGTGTTTGATGCCAGCGAGTTGCTGCACACCGATCAACTCAAACAATTGCGCGAGTTCTTCCAGCCGCTGCTGCGCAGCCTTGGGCCCAGCGCGCACATCGTGATCTTGGGCCGAGCGCCCGAAACCCAGCGCGATCCCTTTGCCGCCAGCGCCCAACGCGCCCTTGAAGGGTTTAGCCGCTCACTGGCCAAAGAGTTGCGCAGCGGCAGCACGTTGCAGCTGTTGTATGTCGGTGAAGGTGCCGACGATCAGCTCGAAGGTGCGCTGCGGTTTTTCCTCTCACCGAAAAGCGCGCTCATCAGTGGCCAAGTGTTGCGCCTGAGCCCTTGCGCGACGCAGGTGGCGGACTGGACACGCCCACTGGCCGGGCGCAAAGCCTTGGTCACGGGCGCGGCGCGCGGCATCGGCGCCTCGATTGCCGAGACCCTGGCCCGCGACGGCGCCGAGGTCATCCTGCTCGACGTGCCACCCGCCAAAAGTGATCTCGATGCACTCGCCGCACGCTTGGGCGGGCGCAGCATTGCACTGGATATTTGCGCCGCCGATGCGCCTGCTCAGTTGATCGAACACCTGCCCGATGGCGTCGACATTGTGGTGCACAACGCGGGCATCACCCGCGACAAAACCTTGGCCAACATGACACCCGAGTTCTGGGATGCGGTGCTCGCGGTCAATCTGAACGCGCCCCAAGTGCTGACCAAAGCCCTGCTGGACAACGGCACGCTGCGCGATAACGGCCGGGTGATTGTGCTCGCCTCCATCAGCGGTATCGCTGGCAATCGTGGCCAAACCAACTACGCGGCCAGCAAAGCCGGGCTGATCGGTCTGGCTCAAGCCTGGGCGCCGCTGCTGGGCGAGCGTGGCATCAGCATCAACGCCGTGGCACCTGGATTTATCGAAACCCAGATGACCGCGCATATCCCGTTTGCCCTGCGCGAAGCCGGGCGGCGCATGAGTTCGCTGGGCCAGGGCGGTTTGCCACAAGACGTGGCCGAAGCCGTGGCCTGGCTAAGCCAGCCGGGTTCGGGCGCCATCAGCGGGCAAGCACTGCGGGTGTGCGGCCAAAGTGTACTGGGGGCCTAAGCCATGACCGTGTATTGGCTCGACCTCGACAGCCCACCGTCTCTGCCTGCGCTGTACGCCCACGCAGCGGCCAAGCGCAAAATCACCGGCAACACCCTCCCGGACCAGGGTTTACGCTGCCAGATCGAGGTTCAAGCCGAGTCGCTGGCGGCTTTTCGGGATGTCTGCGGGTTAGCGCCAAGCCCGCTGTTGCCGCCGACATATCCCCATGTTTTAGCCTTTGGCCTGCAAATGCAGCTACTGACCGACAAGGACTTTCCCTTCCCGCTACTCGGGCTGATTCATCTGAGCAACCGGATTCGGGTCTTGCGCCCCATGGGCGGCGTGACGCAACTGCGCATCGGGGTGTTTGTGCACAACTTGCAAAAACACCCCAAGGGCGCGACGTTCGAGGTCGTGACTCAGGTCGATGACCTGCTTGGGCCACTGTGGGAAGCCGACAGTACGTTACTGTGCAAAGGCGTCGAGCTGCCGGGTGACGTGCCGCAGAGCGCGACGCCAGCCCCGATGGCGTTGACCGAACTGACTCGCTGGTACGCCCCCGCCGATATTGGCCGCCAGTACGCCAAGGTATCGGGCGACTACAACCCCATCCACCTAAGCGCCGCCAGCGCCAAGCTCTTTGGCCTGCCCAGCGCCATCGCCCACGGGCTTTGGCTCAAGGCGCGTGCGTTGGCAGCGCTGACCGCGCATTTACCGGCGGCCAATATCGAGATCAATGTGACGTTTAAAAAGCCGGTACGCCTGCCCAGTGAAGTCATTTTGCTGAGCAGTGATGCGGGCTCCAGTGGCGACTTCCAGCTCAACGGGCATGGGGACTTGGTGCATGTGGTCGGGCAGTGGGGACCCGTTGGTTAATGGATCATCTGTGGGAGCGCGAAAATTCGTAGCAGCTGCCGAGCTTGCGAGGCTGCGTCCGGCTGCGCAGCAGTCGTAAAATCAAGCACTGCGATGTATCAGTTAAATCCTGCACTTAGGGTTTACGATCGCTTCGCAATCGGACGTAGCCTCGCAAGCTCGGCAACTGCTACGAAATCGGCTTGCAGCGCACCCCAGAATCTCCCATAGGGGATATGTGCCTGTACCCAATGCCTTTCACTTGCACCAATTCTTATTCAGCCGCAAGCTTTGCTCCTTCTGGAGAACCCACCCCCGATGAACCTCGACGAACTCACTCAACGCCTGCACCGCATTCGCGATAACAACGACTGGAAACAATTTCACAGCCCGAAAAACCTGGCCATGGCGGCCAGTGTCGAAATGGCCGAGCTGGTGGAAATTTTTCAGTGGCTCAGCGAAGACCAATCACGCCAACTGCCCGCCGATAAACTGGCCCACGCCGGACAAGAAGTCGGTGACATCGTGCTGTATCTGCTGCTGTTATGCAGTGAATTGGGGCTGGACATGAATGAAGTGGTGCGCAGCAAATTGGCCGACAGTGAAAGGCGTTTCAACCAATGAGTGACCGTCACTTCGATCAACTGGCCACCCGCTTCGCCGAGAAAATCTATGGCGGCGCCAAGGGTGCCATTCGCCTGGCCGTGCTTCAGGCCGACCTTCAAGAGTCATTGCCGCAGCGCCCGTTGCGCGTGCTGGACATCGGCGCAGGTCTTGGCCATATGTCGCTGTGGCTGGCTCAGCAAGGTCACGACGTCACCCTGGCAGAACCTGCGGCGCCGATGCTCGAAGGCGCGCGTCAGCGTTTTGCCGAGGCAGGCCAGACCGGCACTTTTATTCAGGCACCGTGGCAAGAACTGCTGGGGCAACTGACCGAACCCTACGACCTGGTGCTGTGCCATGCCGTGCTGGAGTGGTTGGCCGAGCCTCACGCGATTCTGCCCGTGCTGCACCAACTGACAGCCAAAGACGGCTGGCTGTCGCTGGCGTTTTATAACCGCGACGCGCTGATCTATCGCAACCTGCTCAAAGGTCACTTCCGCAAAATGCGCAAGAACGACATGGCGGGCGAAAAACAGAGCCTCACCCCGCAACAACCGCTCGACCCGCGAGAGCTGGCGACCGCGCTTGAAGGCCTCTGGCACGTTGAAACGCAAAGCGGCGTACGGGTGTTTCACGACTACATGCCGGTGGAGTTTCAAGCCCGTGCCGAGTTGCAAGCACTGGTTGAAATGGAACTGGCCCATCGCCGCCATCCTGCGTTTGCCGGGCTGGGACGTTATCTGCATTGGGTTTGCCGCCCGGTTTAAACAACCCGTTCGAGGAGTACATGATGTATCGCCGCGTTGCCTTGCTCGTTTTAAGCCTCGGATTGGGGGCCTGCCAAAGCCCCAACCCTTACACCGCCAGTTCCTTGCCGATGCAGCCCGCCCCGGCGCAGGCGGCCAACACCCTGGACTTGAGCGCCTACCCGGCAGCGCCACGGGACTACGGCCGCTATCAAAGCTGGGCCTGGCTCAATGGCCGCCTGCCCGCAGGCTCGGCATGGGCTGACTCGGCACAAATCGCAGAAGCCGTGAGCAACGCCCTGGACCAGCGCGGGTTGCGGCCTGTACAGCCCAACCGCCCGGCAGACCTGTTGGTGAGCGCAGATTTGCACACAGAAAAACGTCTGCGCCAGGTTCAGGACGACTATGGTTATGGCGGTATGTACGGCGACCGTTATGGCCGCTATGGCAACCAGTACGGCATGTACAACAACGTACCGGTGGTGCGCACCTACGAAGTTGAAGTGATGGTGGTGCGCATCAACTTGTATGACGGAAAAACCGGTCAACCGGTCTGGAGTTCAAGTGCAGAGACCAGCAGTAAAGGCAGCCTGAGCGAACGCGGTGACGCCCTGCGCGAATCACTGAACAAGGCAGTGCAGGCTTATCCTCCCCATTAAGACTGATTGTTCAAGCGGAGAAATCATCATGTTACGGCGCATTGCATTATTGGGATTGGCCCTGCTGCTCAGTGCTTGTGAAAGCATGCAGGTTAGCCACGACTTCAACCCTGCTGTGGATTTCGCCCAGTTCCGAACCTGGGCCTGGAAAGACCCTGCCGTGCAATACCAGCCGAATAACCCGATGCTCAAAAGTGACCTGACCGAGCAACGGATTATTCAGGCTGTGAGCAGCCAACTGGACCAACGCGGCCTGCGCCCGGTGGCTGCTGGCGGCAAGCCTGACCTGTTGGTGCAAACCTACCTGATCGTTGCCAACCGCCAGGAACAAGTTGTGACTAACTACGGCTATGGCGGTCCATGGGGCGGGCCTTGGGGCGTTTACGGGGGCGGCCCATGGGGAGGTTATTGGGGCCCTGCGGCATACAACGAAACCCGCAATGTGATCTATCAGGTCGGCACCCTGCAGATCGACCTGACCGATGCCAAAGACGGCAGGCTGGTGTGGCGTGGCAGCGCTGAAAAAGTCCTCAACGACAGCCCGACACCGCAAGAACGCAGCGCGGCCATCCGCGAAGCGGTGACTAAAATCTTGAACAACTATCCACCCAAGTAAGCCATACAACTTTAGAGTAGCAACTTACTCACGAAGTATATAAACAGGATGTATTAATACTTTCGTGAGTCAGTTGTCTTTTAGACAGCGCCCTCTACCATTTATCGACTACTTTTGATTAGTTGCTCACACAACCCCTCTAAAACTGGCAACTTGCCAGCGCACTGATCACTTCTTGGCTACACTCGCTGAAACTTTGGAGCGTTAGCGCTGGGCAATGTTCCAGCATCAGGAGTGCTCGATGTCTCCCCAACTACGTGGCATGCATTTCAAGGCCCCGCAACAACAACGCGGCGCAATTGGTTTAATGGCGGCACTCACCCTCGGGATGGTGCTGCTCTTTATGTTATTGGTGGTCGACAGCGGTCGCCTGTACTTTGAGCAGCGCAAGCTGCAACGGGTGGCGGATATGGCTGCGCTCGAAGCGGTCACGCGAGGGGGCAGTTGCGCCAATGGCACCGCCACGACCTACGTCAACGCCAGCGCCACTCGCAACAACTTCGCGCCAGGCGGTGCTCAAAAAATAAGCCCCACCTGCGGCACCCTGGTGACCGGCAGTGACAACCTGCGCACCTTCAAGCTCGACGCCACACAATCCAGCGCCATCCGGGTCATCGCGACCACCACCGTTCCCACCAGCGTGGCCGGGGGCCTGTGGAACTTGCTGACAAAAAAAGGGATTGATCTCACTACCAATCTGACAGCGAGTGCAGTGGGGACTATTGGCGGGGCGCCATTGGCCATGCTGACTATTCGCAGCACACTGGCCAATATCGACAGCACTAAATCTCCGATTCTTAA
This window encodes:
- a CDS encoding acetyl-CoA C-acetyltransferase, which gives rise to MSLRRVAIIGGNRIPFARSNGPYATASNQAMLTAALEGLIERYNLHGLRMGEVVAGAVLKDSRDFSLTRECVLGSRLSPQTPAYDLQQACGTGLEAALLVANKIALGQIECAIAGGVDSASDVPIGLNDGLRRWLLQLNRTKAPLDKIKTLLQLRPGFLKPEFPRNGEPRTGLSMGQHCELMAQTWNIPRTEQDALALHSHQALSAAYHAGWEDDLITPFLGLSRDNNLRPDLTLEKLAALKPVFERSAKGTLTAGNSTPLTDGASVVLLGSEEWANARGLPILAYWRDGETAAVDFVHGAEGLLMAPVYAVPRLLARNGLTLQDFDYYEIHEAFAAQVLCTLKAWEDADYCQKRLGLDAPLGAIDRSKLNVKGSSLAIGHPFAATGGRIVTNLSKLLATAGQGRGLISICAAGGQGVTAIIER
- a CDS encoding 3-oxoacyl-ACP reductase, with the protein product MSDRYIDFANSSIGHRLVGALGLPSPVRLERWQAGRLRPVEGALLLGGGALAAKVGGFASKLTDAVFGYGPGPWEANPWIPGQGPKLKAVVFDASELLHTDQLKQLREFFQPLLRSLGPSAHIVILGRAPETQRDPFAASAQRALEGFSRSLAKELRSGSTLQLLYVGEGADDQLEGALRFFLSPKSALISGQVLRLSPCATQVADWTRPLAGRKALVTGAARGIGASIAETLARDGAEVILLDVPPAKSDLDALAARLGGRSIALDICAADAPAQLIEHLPDGVDIVVHNAGITRDKTLANMTPEFWDAVLAVNLNAPQVLTKALLDNGTLRDNGRVIVLASISGIAGNRGQTNYAASKAGLIGLAQAWAPLLGERGISINAVAPGFIETQMTAHIPFALREAGRRMSSLGQGGLPQDVAEAVAWLSQPGSGAISGQALRVCGQSVLGA
- a CDS encoding MaoC family dehydratase yields the protein MTVYWLDLDSPPSLPALYAHAAAKRKITGNTLPDQGLRCQIEVQAESLAAFRDVCGLAPSPLLPPTYPHVLAFGLQMQLLTDKDFPFPLLGLIHLSNRIRVLRPMGGVTQLRIGVFVHNLQKHPKGATFEVVTQVDDLLGPLWEADSTLLCKGVELPGDVPQSATPAPMALTELTRWYAPADIGRQYAKVSGDYNPIHLSAASAKLFGLPSAIAHGLWLKARALAALTAHLPAANIEINVTFKKPVRLPSEVILLSSDAGSSGDFQLNGHGDLVHVVGQWGPVG
- a CDS encoding MazG-like family protein, producing MNLDELTQRLHRIRDNNDWKQFHSPKNLAMAASVEMAELVEIFQWLSEDQSRQLPADKLAHAGQEVGDIVLYLLLLCSELGLDMNEVVRSKLADSERRFNQ
- a CDS encoding methyltransferase domain-containing protein, whose translation is MSDRHFDQLATRFAEKIYGGAKGAIRLAVLQADLQESLPQRPLRVLDIGAGLGHMSLWLAQQGHDVTLAEPAAPMLEGARQRFAEAGQTGTFIQAPWQELLGQLTEPYDLVLCHAVLEWLAEPHAILPVLHQLTAKDGWLSLAFYNRDALIYRNLLKGHFRKMRKNDMAGEKQSLTPQQPLDPRELATALEGLWHVETQSGVRVFHDYMPVEFQARAELQALVEMELAHRRHPAFAGLGRYLHWVCRPV
- a CDS encoding DUF4136 domain-containing protein → MYRRVALLVLSLGLGACQSPNPYTASSLPMQPAPAQAANTLDLSAYPAAPRDYGRYQSWAWLNGRLPAGSAWADSAQIAEAVSNALDQRGLRPVQPNRPADLLVSADLHTEKRLRQVQDDYGYGGMYGDRYGRYGNQYGMYNNVPVVRTYEVEVMVVRINLYDGKTGQPVWSSSAETSSKGSLSERGDALRESLNKAVQAYPPH
- a CDS encoding DUF4136 domain-containing protein — its product is MLRRIALLGLALLLSACESMQVSHDFNPAVDFAQFRTWAWKDPAVQYQPNNPMLKSDLTEQRIIQAVSSQLDQRGLRPVAAGGKPDLLVQTYLIVANRQEQVVTNYGYGGPWGGPWGVYGGGPWGGYWGPAAYNETRNVIYQVGTLQIDLTDAKDGRLVWRGSAEKVLNDSPTPQERSAAIREAVTKILNNYPPK